From the genome of Cytophagales bacterium WSM2-2:
GAATTTTTTTGTCAGGATCAGCATAGTGCTCAGCGTTAAGTTGAAGGTGAGGTTTTTAGGTGGCGGCAAAAGTATTTTCGAAAGAGTGTACAATGGCTATTGAGGTGGTGTATGATTGGGTTATTATTTATGGGAGAGGGTATATTAACCGTGAATTCTGCATAAATCCAGTAGCCTTTCGAATCGAAATCAGAAAAATTTGACCCTATCATTCATTTTTTTGAATTCCTTTTAAGTGAAAAGCAATTTTAGCCATGTCAGCTTCGGATTGAGCGAATGAAATTGCAGTGATAAGGCCAGGTTTGAAGTAAACCCGTAAGGCAAGAACATTTGTCAACCCAAGGGTAAAGGAATTTTAGTGAGAGGCCATTCGATAGTGCTCCTGATTCATTTAGCAGTACTATTTGAACGGTGTTTCAAAATTCCATGAATTTGAATCATTTGTACAAATGCCAAGACCCCGTTCCTCCCGTCCTTTGCGCCTGCAAAAGCACTCAACCACTAATGCAATGGCTTTTAATCTGACGAAGTATCCATTTACTGGTGCGTCAAACTCATACGGTAAATGCTCAGGGAATTGAAAACACGAAAAGCTCCACTCAATATAGATGCTGAAACATTCCGGAAGACCGGGCATGTTCTCATCGACCAGATAGCAGCGCTCCTGGAGTCGCATGCCGAAAGGCCTGTGACGAAAGGTGATCAGCCACGACAGATTCGGTCCGTGCTGGGAGATCATTCTCTTCCGGCTGATGGCAAATCAGTTCAGAGCATCATGGACAATGCCACTTCGCTTTTATTTGAGCACTCGTTGTTTAATGGCCATCCGCGATTTTGGGGTTATATCACTGCCTCTGCTGCTCCTGCGGGAATGTTGGCAGACCTTCTGGCTGCGAGCATCAACGCCAACGTAGGCGCTAATGTACTCTCGCCCATGGCGACAGAAATAGAACGACAGGCAATACGGTGGATCGCTGAACTAGTCGGTTATCCGAAAAACTGCGGTGGCATTTTTGTGAGTGGTGGCAACATGGCCAACATAACAGCCTTTGCCGCAGCACGAAAAGCAAAAGCCACCTGGGATATTCGTAAAAATGGAACAGGTAGCCGTCAGATGACTGTTTACTGTGCGAAAGGCACACACACCTGGATAAGCAAGGCTGCAGATATTTTCGGATTGGGAACTAACAGTATTCGCTGGATCGATGTGAACGAGCAGCAGCAGATGAATGTGAAAGCGCTCGAAGAGCAAATCGTTGTCGATCGGAAAGCAGGAAACTATCCATTTATAGTCGTAGGCACAGCAGGGTCGGTGGGCACCGGTTCCGTTGATCCATTGGAAGCAATTGCAGCTGTATGTAAACGTCATGATCTCTGGTTTCATGTGGACGGAGCTTATGGTGCACCTGCAGCGGTGGTTCCAGAAACAGCTCCCCTCTTTAAAGGGATGGAGTACGCTGATTCAATCGCACTGGATCCACACAAATGGTTGTACTGTCCGTTGGAGGCTGGCTGTACTCTTGTCAAAGACGGACGTTCTCTGCAAGAAGCGTTCAGCTTCAAGCCAGACTATTACAACTTTGACGGAAGCATGGACGATCCGGCTATGAATTTTCTTGATGCCGGGTTTCAAAACTCCAGGGGATTCCGTGCA
Proteins encoded in this window:
- a CDS encoding cytochrome d ubiquinol oxidase subunit I; translation: MLRELKTRKAPLNIDAETFRKTGHVLIDQIAALLESHAERPVTKGDQPRQIRSVLGDHSLPADGKSVQSIMDNATSLLFEHSLFNGHPRFWGYITASAAPAGMLADLLAASINANVGANVLSPMATEIERQAIRWIAELVGYPKNCGGIFVSGGNMANITAFAAARKAKATWDIRKNGTGSRQMTVYCAKGTHTWISKAADIFGLGTNSIRWIDVNEQQQMNVKALEEQIVVDRKAGNYPFIVVGTAGSVGTGSVDPLEAIAAVCKRHDLWFHVDGAYGAPAAVVPETAPLFKGMEYADSIALDPHKWLYCPLEAGCTLVKDGRSLQEAFSFKPDYYNFDGSMDDPAMNFLDAGFQNSRGFRALKVWTVLQQAGRNGYIDMIREDMRLAKLLFNLALAQSELEAVSCHLSIATFRFVPKGFSNLADYLNKLNEEIVNRIQAGGQAFVSNAVVGGKYCLRACIVNFRTTESDIAALVDLVLSTGSAVHQELIKKIHNKALL